From the genome of Ananas comosus cultivar F153 linkage group 18, ASM154086v1, whole genome shotgun sequence, one region includes:
- the LOC109724151 gene encoding uncharacterized protein LOC109724151, whose protein sequence is MAFAFSLRWWWCFFVVVFCFSSSFCNSDPMDIIHGRALSCFDYRPVYSRCNDSFRLNEQGSVNIPQEGIDEYCEGPCFEETHLVLTCVGDVHNSFRFSNGASVKDVKSALIRRCGHTPKRGNVAVAEHFDIDNPYGFDGFGDCFDHGNKLTIPIYLLIFLTCAMLILG, encoded by the exons ATGGCTTTTGCTTTCTCCCTGAGATGGTGGTGGTGCTTTTTTGTGGTTGTGTtttgcttctcttcttctttttgcaaCTCAG ATCCAATGGACATTATTCATGGGAGAGCACTATCTTGCTTCGATTATCGCCCC GTCTATAGCAGGTGCAATGACTCATTCAGATTGAATGAACAAGGGAGTGTTAACATTCCACAAGAAGGAATAGATGAGTATTGTGAGGGGCCATGCTTTGAGGAGACACATTTGGTGTTAACTTGTGTTGGTGATGTACACAATAGCTTTAGGTTCAGTAATGGTGCATCAGTGAAAGATGTGAAGAGTGCTCTCATTAGAAGATGTGGACACACCCCAAAAAGAG GAAATGTTGCTGTCGCGGAGCACTTTGATATCGATAATCCCTACGGGTTCGACGGATTTGGTGATTGCTTTGATCATGGAAACAAGCTTACAATTCCTATCTACTTGTTGATCTTTCTCACCTGTGCTATGCTTATTTTGGGTTAG
- the LOC109724149 gene encoding uncharacterized protein LOC109724149, producing MASLTLKHFVFVVALFCMANFSCKAQDPVQIVARAALCFDNHTVTLACLDAMGIHLNGTKKNSTKSGSMGELVPSKKNSTANATSILCNTPCFGQMMLVMNCVDGILSNFQGYNSGLMQGVRAIFQMSCGIGNNGTAAAPTAPNTGGSLAKSGKKISGDSGNTTAATNNANGVLLPSYMWIALMLFNTALVLWCY from the exons ATGGCTTCTCTCACACTAAAGCATTTCGTTTTTGTGGTTGCTCTCTTCTGCATGGCTAATTTCTCGTGCAAAG CTCAAGATCCTGTTCAAATCGTGGCAAGAGCCGCACTTTGCTTTGATAATCATACT gTCACTCTTGCTTGTCTCGACGCGATGGGGATACACCTAAACGGCACCAAGAAGAACTCCACGAAGAGCGGTTCGATGGGGGAATTGGTTCCGAGCAAGAAGAATTCGACGGCGAATGCCACCTCGATTTTATGCAACACGCCGTGCTTCGGTCAGATGATGCTCGTGATGAACTGTGTTGACGGCATCCTCTCAAACTTCCAGGGCTACAACTCCGGGCTCATGCAGGGCGTCCGCGCCATTTTCCAGATGTCATGTGGCATCGGAAACAATGGCACCGCCGCCGCTCCTACTGCTCCTAACACCGGCG GTTCACTCGCGAAGTCGGGAAAGAAGATCTCCGGTGACTCCGGAAACACGACGGCCGCGACGAACAACGCGAATGGAGTTCTCCTCCCAAGCTACATGTGGATTGCATTGATGCTCTTCAACACTGCTTTGGTGCTGTGGTGTTACTAG